DNA sequence from the Mangifera indica cultivar Alphonso chromosome 18, CATAS_Mindica_2.1, whole genome shotgun sequence genome:
tttttatttatattataatatgttttattttaccccgttcaaaaaagaaaattacttagaacgttatttataattttattttaaaataattaaaccgAAGCCCGGCCCAAAAACCCAAAGCAACGAAAACATCGGCTCCTTGATACATAAATCTCATCTTACTCTCTCATTATCCCCGTAGTGTCTCCCACTCTCTCTCGATAAACAATGGCGACTCTATACGCCCCATCTTTACTAACGCCAAAATCTCTCCTTTCACCTCGCCCTCAACTCACACTTAGCCTTCGACCTAACTCACCGAGTCTCAAACTCCCAACTCGGTTTCGCTCTGGCTCGATTCTGTCCGTCAAAGCTGGACCAAAAGACAGCGACTACTCCTCAAAGAGGAGCAGCAGCAATGAACCGAGGGAGACGATAATGTTACCTGGCTGTGATTACAACCACTGGCTCATTGTAATGGAGTTTCCCAAAGACCCAGCTCCCACTAGAGAGCAAATGATTGAGACTTATCTCAACACTCTTGCTACCGTTCTGGGCAggtgattgtttgttttttgattGATAATGAAAATCCTTGAACGGGTTTTCCGttttatgttaaaatgtttCTGGGTTTTTCTTTCATTGTGTTTTCTGTGTAGTTGTATACTGTTGTgacttttatttgtttatattggATGAGAAAGTATTTGGTTGTTGAGGAAAGTTTTGgattttgtatttattgttaaaaattgAGTTTTGCAAACAGAAAATTTCAAACTTCGATGAAAGTTCTTATCTTTGTTTATTGTATGCGTTTGTGAGTGTGTTAATGGAGATGTTATTGAAATTGTATTCAACTCCCGGCATAGTTTGCAACTTTCAGTAAACCATACGATGAATGAACATACAATATAactatatgtacacacttttgagGACACAATTGAGTATACTGATtacgtgttattatataattgggtaattatgaattaaagataaagtaacatctgaTTATATAATGTTACATCATTCGTATATCCAACTGTGTACTGTAAAGTcttacacatagcattgctcctGAACATATATGTATTGACTGCATATTGTTATTTGTGTGTAATAGTAAGTATACTTGGAGTAGTAAGCATTAGCAAGAGTCTCTTGTAAGTTATGAGGCTGTATTCTTGGTAATTTTCCGCGTAAGTTTTTAATAATGGAGAAATCTTAGGCTAGTTTTTTGTTGGCTACAGCATGGAggaagcaaagaaaaatatgtatgcTTTCAGCACCACCACTTACACTGGATTCCAGTGCACTGTGTCTGAAGAAACATCTGAGAAATTCAAGGGTATGTAGATAACAAAGACAGTTGATTTCTTAAGCTATTTCACTTATTTATGACTCGAGAGTATCTCATAATTATTGTTCATTGTAGGACTGCCAGGAGTTCTCTGGGTGCTGCCCGACTCATACATAGATgtcaaaaataaagattatggAGGTTTGTTTTCtctaaattattgttcatatgagTAAATAGTTTGTAGCTTCTTATAACCTAACCACTGCATTGCTGTAATGATCATATTATGTCCTTCCATGTTATCATGTCTATTTGTAGGTGATAAATATGTAAATGGGGAGATAATTCCATGCACATATCCTACTTATCAGCCAAAGCAACGAAAGGAATCAAAATATGTTAGCAAACGATATGAGAGACGACGAGATGGTCCTCCACCTGAACAAAGAAGACCAAGACAAGCAGCAGCTCAGTCAGACTCAACATCTGGATAAGGTACCTAAATTTCCCTTATAATTTGGTCGCTGAATTATTGTTATAGTTGTATGATatttgttatatcattttttgacAGTTTGGAAGCAAAGGCCAATTGTACTATGCTGCCGTGGATATTGGTTGTATAATTAAGACCCCTGTTTTGTGAGTTATTCATCTGttcatgatttttctttttctgggtTAAAGTCTCTCTTTGCTAGAGTTTTGGAAACATTTGTGCTAATGGACTTTTTCAGATTCATTGTTACGTGAGTTAAATGTCTAGTAGTACTTTTGTATCAGATTTCCTCACCTAGTTATACTTTTGGAAAcgtttatcaaaaaattttcattttaatcttCCTTTCTGGCAAGCTTCAATAAATACTAGGTACAGGAGTTATAGTTATACAtcctagggctggattcaagctaagttgagtttgagcttacCCAAGCTAACAAAAAGATAACAATGTATGGGACAAAGAAAGTAAATTATCCAAAAAGTCAATGAGAAACATAACTGGCTCAGAAAAGTCTGCTTCTTTTATCTTGAGAACCACTCTGCAACTGCAACTCCCTGTAAAAATTACTGGACGCCATTATAATTCAGCAATTCAGCTCTTTTTCCTTCTTGGAGCTCTTCACTATTGATGCCCCTTAATGTTGATCATCTTCATACAAAAATTCATCCAATTCAAGAGTATACTTGctaatgattaaacaataaaataaataaatctggggttgtttcttttttctgtttgcTGCAAATTCAGTTGAATTCAGACACCAAATTAAAGTAGAGATGCCAATGGGGTGAGTAGGGGTCAAATACCCTAATACCCAGCTTTGCCCCGTCCCTGATACAGTGCTAGGGAATCCCTTTCCCCCTCTAGCAAGAAAAATCTATTCTCTTCCTGTCCTTGTCCTTATAGGGAAATTTAACCATACTGTCATTTGTTCgtctttgttaaaaaataataaaatatttattaaatattagaaaatatttataataatttaatatataagagtttaaaaaatatgtaagagAGAAAACAAACCAAAGAAATGATAGATTAGGGGTATGAATTCCTATCGTTATCTTATTCTCAACTATAGGGATTTTAGTCGTTTTTGTCTTCGTACATGTCTTTATTGGGAAATCTTCTTCCTGTTTGGATAAGGGCCAATCAAAAACCCGGTTTTGTAGGTTGGATTATAATCTCTAAGTTAGAGTCaacctaaaatttgaatcaatttcaatattattCCACTTTGTTTATTTCTTGCACGGTATTGGGaccaaaaacttaaaaacaaaaaagaaggtcaatattctttctttttcctgaaAACCATTAAGCTACAAACATCAAGCTTTCTTTGGTCCCTTTCATTTTGCTGCAAGTTAAAGAATCCCTGCTTTGAAAAATTGCAATTTCTTCACCCTTGGAGAAGATATACCATTACCAGCAGCAAAGCAAACTTATTAGTAAAGTCTTTCAGCCTTAAAAGTCTGAGaaaacttctttttctttttttttattgggaACTCTATCTGATTTcaccatataaataaattttagatacaATAACTAAACTTATAATCACTGTATCAAGTAATTTAAGATTTTGCTTTACTGCAGCACCTCACTATTCAATCCCACGAGacaactttttctttcttaaaacaCTTGAATCTTCTTCCAACTCTTTCTTTTCCACCGACTAAACCACCAGAAAAGCTCTGTTTTCATGTTCAACCATAATTTGACCACAGTTAATCATTTCTAATCCAAGCCAATCAGCCTAAACCAAACCCCATTTCCCACCAAAAGTAGTGCTAATAAGAAGAAGTTTCGTCAATTAAACAACAAATGTATATACAGCCgacaaatgagaaaaaatgttttctaGTTAAtctgataaattataattttttccaagtTTGCTGATATACTAGCAATGGTGTCACTATCTGTCCCTGGGAATTTAAGGGTTAAAGGGTTGGTCACTAAAGtagttattaatattctataatataatagaagtgtaaaataatatgtattatacgatatattaagttaatatgatataatagacatattatacgatacgatatatatcttataatatgatacatattattaatatagatcgatatatttttttaaaaatataataatataataaaagtgtatatgagaaattttaaaattttaagagtgtttgtgatattttttgaaatgatGATATGATACTCAAtacaagatataaaaaattaagttttcaatatataatatgatatataattcgACTATTTTAAggccaataaaaaaaaattaagcggAAGGAAGAAATACAAGAATATAAGCTTCGTTCCATGTAACATAAAGATTATTAGTCCCCAATGGCAAATTTGAGTGAGAAATAGTGTAAAATCTTCAAGTGAGGGGGTTTCGGTTTGAGACTTATTGACTacatatcaagattaaattttgatttatctgtATAATAGTTATAAGACTAATCAttgaactcaaaattttatttgtttgatgtgAAAGTGACTTGCTGGCTCTTTCTTGAGTCCTTGCAATATAATTGGATGGTTGTGCTCATAGCAAAAATCACACTAAGTAGGTGCATTATATTACATGAAGTAGGTCAAATCAATCAAGCTTGATAGTCAGTTATGCCAAGGTTAAgtgaatcatattaaattatagttcAATTATCGATTCGATTCAATCTTAATCCAAAGATTATATTGTCATCATGCTCACGTCAACATTACTTTTGCGAGCTAGTAAAACTCGAACCCAATTCCCGACCATCACATATGGCTTGGGATGCAAAATTCTTTTGACCAGCTAGAGTCGAGACACAATCACATTATCATGACATACattttaggtaaaaaaaaaaaatttaaatgaaaatgaaggtgtttttattgttttgatcaCTGTTTTAAAAACCAAATCGAATCAATTGATTCAATCGATTAAATCAATAATAGACTCCAAATCTGATCCATTAATctgttttgattaaaatttatgatatttttagaaaatttaatacatttgtgtaattttataatttttattagattgaataaatttttaaaaatatgtaagaaaaacataaatttaaaaataaaatgaaaaaaatattttatattcattgaaatatcttttataggtaataacttataaattattttttttatctcataagataaaaatatttttttatctaattattttattaaaatcatatgaataattatcattcttttaaaataatatattttaatatttgtaaatttagatatcgtgattaattttatttttttataaatatttttaaaaaatatatttattataatttaataataaattaaatttattaatctcCAATTAAACTGATAAAACCATAAATTAACGAGCCCACCGATTTAGCCGTGGatcggttttaaaaacattggatTTGATAGCAATCAAGCTGGCATGAGCCTCATGATCGAAGGAGATCACGCAATAGGCACGCGTGAGGGACCTGGAAAACCCACACGGGGCCCGGGTCTAACAGTCACTGTATGGCCCACGTGTTTCAAATCACTTAGCAAGGTCACCTACTTATGTCCCCACCCAGTTGCTTAATCATTATCTCTACTTTCCTTTGTCCAATCACCCTCGCCACTCTATGATCCCTCATGGCATTTTAGtaaattcaatcattttctaacctttttagcaagacaaattaaaataatattattttttaatcaattatccTAAAGTTCTAAGCAATGAGGAtgatttatttcaattatttaaaatttttttatataatttattattaattatataatttaatttatttaatattaaaataaatttaatttgataatatatatttaaattaataaataaaattttgagtttaaatttttataataaatctttaaaataaaattaaatttttatgttaattaaattaaagttgattttatactaatcaaaactaatttaattaattgttaattattgatttgatcgggtttttaaaattatatttctaaaattccTCTACTTTattataatagttaaaaaaaatttaaatttttatttgacaatttttaaatgatattttcggTGGATTTTCATAATTATCAGTCAACAGAACATGAGATTAATGTCTAAAATgagttaaatatatattaatacattattataatatgaatcCATTTTAATTTGTACCAAATATTCGACtataacataattatatgattatggtcatattaaattttattttatcaaaagaaatttatttcaatcaaatcattttttatattaaaaataaaattttgaattcaatgataagatttataaattagataaatcaataatttattaaattatcgttaaaaatgtttaaaattttattttttattattcaattatttggtgatgtattaaaatttttaattttaaaaacagtaATGTTACTGTGCCGGTACTGTAGAGGTGGGCTTATAAATGAGCTAAGATTTAACTGTAAAGAAGTACTGTAACTGACGCGATTGTCTTTTGCCTCGTGCAAATGTTTCCACAGAATCTAAGCCTTATTTGtgtaaaaaagtaaaatgaaaatcCGAATGACGAAATTACCTTTTGACCCCTCTGCTTCAGTTTCGGATTCCTCAGCTTCTGTCTTTTTGACTGCAGACACACAGCCGTTACTTGCTTAATGTTGTGGTTGATAAACCCAAGTTACCCTCACAAGATTCTTCCTAtggaccaaaatacccttaaatgTTTTACCTTATGTTAACTATTAATTAGTTGCTTAATTAaagcatatttatttattttaatctaaAGACTATTGAAGTATAAGCTTAGGGCCTACCTTTGATTTGAAGAATTATTAAAAGTTTGGTTTGGGACAAGGAAAAAGCAACAAATCCTTCgcatttttaatatgttatcgTTTTTAAATAAGTTCAACACATGGgttaaaatttcaatcaaatatcttaatttcttctttattgtTTTTAGTGTGAGGATTTTCTTATATAAGCAAAGATGGTAAGTAAAATAAGACGAAGATGAGATAGATATCTTCTTGTCTAGTATTTACCTTATCTCaatataaatcttatataaatttattaaaatagtttttgtatttttaaagattattttcgTAGAATATTCtatcttaatatattttttaaaaccctaattatttcattctttattttctttttaggttgtcgtttttttttttctcttagattTTTTGTTGATTCGACACTTTACTTGatattagagatgacaataaTGACGAAGGTAAaatggaaaagaggattaatatttctttataagGTGATGATAAAGATTTGGTGCCATTTCTGTAACAAAGATGAACTAGGAAATGCTTTCATCTAATGGGGTAGGGTTGGGGAACGAAAAATTCAACCCGCACCCACCCTATTGCTAGCTCAAGACTCATTATATGGTACATTCCAAAacatttattgttttgattCCACCTAAAACCTTTAATAAATCCTATTAACTTTAGCTCTATTTGACCTACATGCAAGGGCAAAACGGTAAATTCACAGCCAACTCCTAATTACATATTACTTCTTTCTTAAACAGTCTCTTCACTTTCTTTCTCCTTAAACTctcctagaaaaaaaaaatggcaatCTTTTCCTTTAACACCATAAACGCAACcttatttatttcttgtttCTTGATTTTCCTCTCATTTCCGGTGTTTTCTTTCCCTTCTTCGATCCATGATCTTCTCCGGTCAAGAGGGCTGCCGCCGGGGCTTCTTCCGAAGGAAGTGAAATCTTATTCGCTTTCTGAAAATGGGATCCTCGAGGTTGTTCTTGAAGAGCCATGTTTAGCCAAATATGAGACCAGGGTTTTCTTCGAAAGCGTTGTGAAAGCTAATCTCAGCTATGGCAGTCTCAACGGCGTCGTGGGTTTGTCTCAGGAAGAACTCTTTCTATGGCTTCCGGTGAAAGATATCATCGTTGATGATCCAACTTCTGGCCTCATTTTGTTCGATATCGTTGTTGCTCACAAAGaactctctctgtctctctttgaataccctcCTGACTGTAAACCTCAAGGTAAAAAGCTTTCAGTTTTCGTTTGATGATAATTAATAACAGTTGCTTaattaagtttgattaattGCTGTTGTTTCAGAAACTGTTCGCAGAAACtccattttctctttctctagtCTGAATTTAGGGTCTCCGTCCATGCTGACCATACCAGAGGGAGATCCTCTgatataaataaagatagagATAGTGAGAGAGAACAAATATCTCTATAATTGAAGATAGGGTActctatctttttattttaatatatttatttaaaatataaatttataattttaattttaatttttttaaatttaattatatattttttatgaatattaaaatgatatttgaaatatttaaaatagtgggTATATTTTAGTtagaaatgataaataaattttttcatacgAGTACAAGAGatagaaaaaagatttttttcttagaTGAGCAgaggataaaaaatttttatcatctttGTAACGGTATAGGTATAGGTTGGAGATAGAGAATAGGGTATTCAATCCTGTCCCTTTCCAGGGCATCCTTATTCTTTTTATCAATTGTTTTTTTCTCCATCTTTTTTGTTTGTTCTCTACTAAACTTCCATTCACAAAGgagcaagaaaataaataaataatatcagggAAATTTcctgaaattattttaaaaaatattctaattatttctaatttagtttttgtttttcatgtgGGTTCTGTTGGTGCAGGCGTGTTGAAGAATCATGTGAGGGAGGAGACGGCAGGAGCTGAGGCTCTGAGATAGAAAGAAGAGGAGAGATGCCAAAAATACAAACTGTGTCGACTTTGTCTTTTTGTTCTTAAtgtaatgataatttttaatcaaaagtttaagtttctaagtataattatataagGATTGAGGAGTAGGTTTTTTCGGACCggtagtttaaataaaaaaaaaaatttatatataagagagtATAGggttaagtttaagttttttttgataatatatcaagatcaaacttttaattttttagttcaGTAGTTATAGGATCAGTCACTAAATccagaatttattttatttggtgtGATTGATTTGGTTTCGAAAATAATAATCTGACTTGGTTGAGGTTTCTAGTTACAAAAAagggaacaaaaaaaaaacctaagatTTATAGAGGGCTTTTGCTGTACTTAAAAGATGTTAAATCTGGATGATATTCTCTAATCACATTTAGAACTCCTAATCTTCTAACTTtatttcttctgtttttgtctcttaaaagattaaaaaagatTACACGCATTACCATTACTCCAAAGCAATGGATCCATTCCTTCTCCTAATCTCTATATTCacgttagattcgaatcgaatttactcaagtttgaaaatgagtttagtttgaataagtCTGAAACGTGTTCGGCTCGCTAAGCtcatgagtttaaaattttttgatgcaaataaattaaaacaccAATGTTTGACTCATgcacatcaaaataatattatttaaattattttttgctcAGCTAAGTTAGTggatttagaaaattttaacaaaaatagacTAAAACGATAGTATTttgtataatacatattaaaataatatcgtttaattattttttacttactTACAATACCGAATTGAgctttgagctcaaactcaaatataatGAGTTTAAGcttaacttgatttgaatctaattttatataaagcaatgctatgtgtatccattttttatacattttatatatacagtgatctgtcataatgtaattaggtaattttaaaacatgtgtcatcatatgataaagaaatatctaatcacatgataacatctcatctgtatacataaattatgtataaaaaatagatatatataattttattattttatatatatatatattattatattttatgcaaCCCTTTTCAGAATTCAAAacaataatgttaaataataagTAGATATTTTTGGATTTGGGTTTGTcccatttaattcaaattagattttattttattagtatttgaatgagattaatttaaatttagccaTTTGGAAGCAAAAGCCTGAGATCACGGGCGAATTTTATGGacactttattattattttaagtaaataaaaaatctttttgatTTCATTTAACAGTATTTTATGGGCTTTGTTATACGCGGGAAAAGTGGGCCATCGCTCTAGTGGGTCCAGAGTCTAGCTGATATATGGACCCACACGGGCCTTATAGTGGCATCATATTGGCTCACTTTTTTGCCTTATTCATTGGCTTTACTGTGCCTTGGCTCCATcactagaaaattttaattcccatTTTCTATCCTGAATAGTAAATCCTGAGATTCGGTAACAATGCTTGAGCAAATTAGgtcaaatcactatttcccGCCCAAGGTTTGCTTGACTGTCGCTCACCTTGTATGtttgaaaaagtcaaattttcacCCATCTGTTAAAATCATCTGTTAGTTTTAACAATTAAAgggtatttatattattttgtctaaATATCATAACATAGAGGGTTATTTGgtttgaagaatattttattatcaaaataaaaaaattactttaaaaatatattattttgaagattgctagcataaattattattatattagataaaatttagtaaattttgatatatataaataattattatgtttgattaaagataataa
Encoded proteins:
- the LOC123201477 gene encoding multiple organellar RNA editing factor 9, chloroplastic-like isoform X2; amino-acid sequence: MATLYAPSLLTPKSLLSPRPQLTLSLRPNSPSLKLPTRFRSGSILSVKAGPKDSDYSSKRSSSNEPRETIMLPGCDYNHWLIVMEFPKDPAPTREQMIETYLNTLATVLGSMEEAKKNMYAFSTTTYTGFQCTVSEETSEKFKGVLWVLPDSYIDVKNKDYGGDKYVNGEIIPCTYPTYQPKQRKESKYVSKRYERRRDGPPPEQRRPRQAAAQSDSTSG
- the LOC123201477 gene encoding multiple organellar RNA editing factor 9, chloroplastic-like isoform X1, producing MATLYAPSLLTPKSLLSPRPQLTLSLRPNSPSLKLPTRFRSGSILSVKAGPKDSDYSSKRSSSNEPRETIMLPGCDYNHWLIVMEFPKDPAPTREQMIETYLNTLATVLGSMEEAKKNMYAFSTTTYTGFQCTVSEETSEKFKGLPGVLWVLPDSYIDVKNKDYGGDKYVNGEIIPCTYPTYQPKQRKESKYVSKRYERRRDGPPPEQRRPRQAAAQSDSTSG
- the LOC123201603 gene encoding uncharacterized protein LOC123201603, giving the protein MAIFSFNTINATLFISCFLIFLSFPVFSFPSSIHDLLRSRGLPPGLLPKEVKSYSLSENGILEVVLEEPCLAKYETRVFFESVVKANLSYGSLNGVVGLSQEELFLWLPVKDIIVDDPTSGLILFDIVVAHKELSLSLFEYPPDCKPQGVLKNHVREETAGAEALR